From Pelorhabdus rhamnosifermentans, one genomic window encodes:
- a CDS encoding aminotransferase class V-fold PLP-dependent enzyme: CSSIDMVAFTGHKYLLGPAGTGGLYVAHTIELEPGGVGGTGTLSDREDMPPQLPARLEAGTPNDPALAGLAQAI, encoded by the coding sequence CTTGCTCGTCCATCGATATGGTCGCTTTTACCGGTCATAAGTATTTGCTGGGCCCGGCAGGAACCGGGGGACTCTATGTTGCCCATACGATTGAGCTTGAACCAGGTGGGGTGGGGGGGACTGGCACGCTAAGTGATCGGGAGGACATGCCGCCCCAGCTTCCTGCACGGTTAGAAGCCGGTACACCGAATGACCCCGCATTGGCGGGGTTGGCTCAGGCTATATGA